The Clostridioides sp. ES-S-0010-02 genome window below encodes:
- the fliF gene encoding flagellar M-ring protein FliF, with the protein MIASFKNKIKEQVAKSRTKISSLKKGTKIALGIGIVAICLALVFTAISASKNKYAVLFSELDVQDAADISAELESRKIDTKVKGSTIYVPRTEVDKLRLELAPSLTSGSKGFALMDDSSSIGLTDEEFQIKKQRMIQGEIEKTIKSFPQVEDTRVHITFGESSVFEKEAVPGSAAVYLMLKPGTTLEKNQIKSVMALVSGSVTNIPEKNVQVIDNKMNLLSEGILDDEEVDENNQPINGAISIDKNKASEQALNKQLEKSILDMLEPIFGTGKVKATVNADLSFDTAEKTEIKIDPDKVAIKETRSKNSSKSATNNVQGVDANMNNQGNKNGTNTEDSLDESFEYETGKIETHTIVAPGELKRLTASVAIDGKIAKGVQADVEDIVNNAIGMDGARGDTLSVVSMVFDPKGKAEAKQEMEDIEKEGFKNNIIKAVVGVVAVVAVGVIGYLIYKKRSEQEDMDYEDEVYSTNSNSIDKKDNPLLGDDPELTLEEAVKMYAEEKPDQVTEIIKTWLNE; encoded by the coding sequence ATGATAGCCAGTTTTAAAAATAAGATTAAGGAGCAAGTTGCTAAATCTAGGACAAAAATAAGTTCTCTAAAAAAGGGAACTAAGATAGCATTAGGTATAGGGATTGTTGCTATATGTTTAGCGCTAGTATTTACAGCAATATCTGCAAGCAAAAATAAGTATGCAGTCTTATTTTCAGAACTAGATGTTCAAGATGCTGCAGATATATCAGCAGAATTAGAGTCTAGAAAGATAGATACCAAGGTAAAAGGAAGTACAATTTATGTTCCTAGAACAGAAGTTGATAAGTTGAGATTAGAGTTAGCTCCAAGTTTGACAAGTGGTTCTAAAGGATTTGCACTTATGGATGATAGTTCATCAATAGGTCTTACTGATGAAGAGTTTCAAATTAAGAAGCAACGAATGATACAAGGAGAAATAGAAAAAACAATCAAGAGTTTTCCTCAGGTGGAAGATACTAGAGTACATATAACATTTGGTGAGTCTTCTGTATTTGAGAAGGAAGCTGTTCCAGGAAGTGCAGCAGTTTATTTGATGCTAAAGCCAGGAACTACTTTAGAGAAAAATCAAATAAAATCTGTTATGGCACTTGTATCAGGAAGTGTTACAAATATACCAGAGAAAAATGTTCAAGTTATTGATAACAAAATGAACTTATTATCTGAAGGCATCTTAGATGATGAAGAAGTTGATGAAAACAATCAACCGATAAATGGTGCTATTAGTATTGATAAAAATAAGGCATCTGAGCAGGCGTTGAATAAACAATTAGAAAAATCTATTTTAGATATGTTAGAACCAATATTTGGTACAGGAAAAGTAAAAGCTACAGTAAATGCTGATTTGAGTTTTGATACAGCTGAAAAAACTGAAATAAAAATTGACCCTGATAAAGTTGCTATAAAGGAAACAAGGTCAAAAAATTCATCTAAATCTGCAACAAATAATGTCCAAGGTGTAGATGCTAATATGAATAACCAAGGAAATAAAAATGGTACTAATACAGAAGATAGTTTAGATGAGAGTTTTGAATATGAAACAGGTAAGATTGAAACTCACACTATAGTTGCGCCTGGAGAACTTAAAAGATTGACAGCTTCTGTTGCTATAGATGGAAAAATAGCTAAAGGTGTTCAAGCTGATGTGGAAGATATTGTTAATAATGCTATAGGCATGGATGGAGCTAGGGGAGATACTCTTAGCGTTGTTTCAATGGTATTTGACCCTAAAGGTAAGGCAGAAGCTAAACAAGAAATGGAAGATATTGAAAAAGAAGGATTCAAAAACAATATAATAAAAGCGGTTGTTGGAGTAGTAGCAGTTGTTGCAGTAGGTGTTATTGGATACTTAATATATAAAAAGAGAAGTGAACAAGAAGATATGGATTATGAAGATGAAGTTTATAGTACTAATTCTAATTCTATTGATAAGAAAGACAATCCTCTATTAGGGGATGACCCAGAATTGACATTAGAGGAAGCTGTTAAAATGTATGCAGAAGAAAAACCAGACCAAGTCACAGAGATAATAAAAACTTGGTTAAATGAGTAA
- the rfbF gene encoding glucose-1-phosphate cytidylyltransferase has protein sequence MKVVILAGGYGSRLGDITSIVPKPMVEIGGKPILWHIMKIYSYYGVKEFIICLGYKANVIKDYFLHYDSKNNDFTINIGSNSIEFHNNHDESEWKVTLVDTGIESQKGARLKKIEKYLEEDINLLTYGDGLANININKLIHFHNKVGKLLTISGVRPPARFGELIADGEVLKSFEEKSQTSKGLINGGYMVFNKKLLRYLTEDNECDLEYGLFENLAKKGEIAVYKHEGLWACMDNERDMNNLNSLWKENKAFWKIW, from the coding sequence ATGAAAGTAGTGATTTTAGCAGGAGGATATGGAAGTAGACTTGGAGATATTACTAGTATAGTTCCCAAGCCTATGGTTGAAATAGGAGGGAAGCCAATATTATGGCATATAATGAAAATATATTCTTATTATGGAGTAAAAGAATTTATCATATGCCTTGGATACAAAGCAAATGTTATAAAAGATTATTTTCTGCATTACGATAGTAAAAATAATGATTTTACGATTAATATAGGAAGTAATTCAATAGAATTTCATAATAATCATGATGAAAGTGAATGGAAAGTAACATTAGTTGATACAGGTATAGAGTCTCAAAAAGGAGCGCGATTAAAGAAAATAGAGAAATATCTTGAAGAAGATATAAATTTATTAACATATGGAGACGGATTAGCAAATATAAATATAAATAAATTAATACACTTTCATAATAAAGTTGGTAAGTTACTTACAATATCTGGTGTAAGACCTCCTGCTAGATTTGGAGAACTTATTGCAGATGGTGAGGTACTTAAATCATTTGAAGAAAAATCACAAACATCAAAGGGGTTAATAAATGGTGGGTATATGGTATTTAATAAAAAACTATTAAGATATCTCACAGAAGATAATGAGTGTGATTTGGAATATGGTCTATTTGAAAATCTAGCTAAAAAAGGAGAAATAGCAGTATATAAGCATGAAGGTTTATGGGCATGTATGGACAATGAAAGAGATATGAACAATCTTAATTCTCTTTGGAAAGAAAATAAAGCTTTTTGGAAAATATGGTAA
- the fliE gene encoding flagellar hook-basal body complex protein FliE produces the protein MPITQINNLMQGAKLDNLIGETKPLNFNNKEEKKNFEDVIMDTIDKVNFQQVTADNMKEKFIKGEDVSMHEVMLKGQEAQLSMQYLIEVRNKIHDAYQEMNKVQI, from the coding sequence ATGCCAATTACACAAATTAACAATTTAATGCAAGGTGCAAAGTTAGATAATTTAATTGGAGAAACAAAACCATTAAATTTTAATAATAAAGAAGAAAAAAAGAATTTCGAAGATGTAATAATGGATACTATAGATAAAGTCAATTTTCAGCAAGTTACAGCAGATAATATGAAAGAAAAATTTATAAAAGGCGAAGATGTTTCTATGCATGAAGTTATGTTAAAAGGTCAAGAAGCACAACTATCTATGCAATATTTAATAGAAGTTAGAAATAAGATTCATGATGCATATCAAGAAATGAATAAAGTACAAATTTAG
- the fliJ gene encoding flagellar export protein FliJ: protein MELDKNFKFRLQKVLDLKMKDEEKIKMEFAKIQQKKIDIENNLENLESNYNKYSISKNNDSIQNQKITINYLLALNNSIKDLSEELDKSTNELEKARKQLIDKQIERKSLEKLKEKKYGQYYKEENLKEQKTNDEFASMSYLRKRQVL, encoded by the coding sequence ATAGAGTTGGATAAGAACTTTAAGTTTAGATTACAGAAGGTTTTAGACTTAAAAATGAAAGATGAAGAGAAGATAAAAATGGAATTTGCTAAGATTCAACAAAAAAAAATAGATATAGAAAATAATTTAGAAAACCTGGAAAGTAATTATAACAAGTATTCAATAAGTAAAAATAATGATAGTATTCAAAATCAAAAAATAACTATTAACTATTTGTTAGCTTTAAATAACTCTATAAAAGATTTATCAGAGGAATTGGACAAGTCAACAAATGAACTTGAAAAGGCTAGAAAACAACTCATAGATAAGCAGATAGAAAGAAAATCATTAGAAAAACTAAAAGAAAAAAAATATGGTCAATATTATAAAGAAGAAAATTTAAAAGAACAAAAAACTAATGATGAGTTTGCAAGCATGAGTTATTTGAGAAAAAGACAAGTTCTATAA
- the fliG gene encoding flagellar motor switch protein FliG, with translation MSAEITNVNAFDLSDISENDKKEKVEGEGLKKAAVLLMTLGPTVASDIIKSLPDKQVQKIGLEIANISSIASKERREILKEFVEINKAKDYVIEGGLEYAKELLSNALGNAKASKLLEGISIDTSTKPFKHIIKLDVKKILEILRNESAQTIAILLAHMEPENGAEVLAYLDFDLQNEVAMRISSMGSISPDVISVIESSLEDKLHSISGEDFKDYGGIATLVQILLNSDRKTEKNILNTIEEKDPALAAQIKSNIFVFEDIVKLDDISIQKVLKEVTMKDLVYALKGVDDEISDAIYRNQSSRAAEALKEEMEMVGVIKVTQVEGAQQKIVSIVRKLEREGAITIVRNFGDDFVE, from the coding sequence GTGTCCGCGGAAATTACAAATGTTAATGCGTTTGATTTAAGTGATATAAGTGAAAATGATAAGAAAGAGAAGGTAGAAGGTGAAGGTTTAAAAAAAGCCGCTGTACTGTTAATGACATTAGGTCCAACTGTGGCTAGTGATATAATAAAAAGTCTACCAGATAAACAAGTTCAAAAAATAGGTTTGGAAATTGCAAATATTTCTTCAATAGCTTCAAAAGAAAGAAGAGAAATATTAAAAGAGTTTGTAGAAATAAATAAAGCGAAAGATTATGTTATAGAAGGCGGGCTTGAATATGCCAAAGAATTGTTAAGTAATGCTCTGGGAAATGCCAAAGCAAGTAAATTACTTGAAGGTATATCAATAGATACAAGTACAAAACCTTTTAAACATATTATAAAACTAGATGTAAAGAAGATATTAGAAATACTTAGAAATGAAAGTGCACAGACTATAGCCATTTTACTTGCACATATGGAACCTGAAAATGGTGCAGAAGTTTTAGCTTATTTAGATTTTGATTTACAAAATGAAGTAGCTATGAGAATAAGTTCAATGGGTTCAATATCTCCAGATGTTATAAGTGTAATTGAAAGCTCATTAGAGGATAAATTGCATTCAATAAGTGGTGAAGATTTTAAAGACTATGGAGGAATAGCTACCTTAGTTCAAATATTACTTAATTCTGATAGAAAAACAGAAAAGAATATTTTGAATACTATTGAAGAAAAAGACCCAGCCTTAGCAGCTCAAATTAAATCTAATATATTTGTATTTGAAGATATTGTCAAGTTAGATGATATAAGCATACAGAAAGTACTGAAAGAAGTAACTATGAAGGATTTAGTATATGCTTTAAAAGGTGTGGATGATGAAATATCAGATGCTATATATAGAAACCAATCTTCTAGAGCAGCAGAAGCACTTAAAGAAGAAATGGAAATGGTTGGTGTCATAAAGGTTACTCAGGTTGAAGGTGCTCAACAAAAAATAGTAAGTATTGTAAGGAAACTTGAAAGAGAAGGTGCCATAACTATTGTAAGGAATTTTGGTGATGACTTTGTTGAATAA
- the flgC gene encoding flagellar basal body rod protein FlgC, with protein MSVFSGMEISASGLTAESLKMDIISSNVANINATRGPNGEAYRRKIVSFEENYDNKLGMLGVKVTSVEDDKSPLKEVYDPSHPDAKPNGYVEYPNVNILVEMTDLITASRAYESNIDTLNAQKSMIAKALEIGK; from the coding sequence ATGAGTGTGTTCAGTGGAATGGAGATCTCTGCTAGTGGTTTAACAGCAGAAAGCTTGAAAATGGATATCATATCATCTAATGTAGCTAACATAAACGCTACAAGAGGTCCAAATGGAGAAGCATACAGAAGAAAAATTGTTTCCTTTGAAGAAAACTATGATAACAAATTAGGTATGCTAGGAGTAAAAGTCACATCTGTTGAAGATGATAAATCACCTCTTAAAGAAGTATATGACCCATCTCATCCAGATGCAAAGCCAAATGGATACGTAGAATATCCAAATGTAAATATATTGGTTGAAATGACAGATTTAATAACAGCTTCACGAGCATATGAGTCTAATATAGATACATTAAATGCTCAGAAGTCTATGATAGCAAAAGCACTGGAAATAGGAAAGTAG
- the rfbC gene encoding dTDP-4-dehydrorhamnose 3,5-epimerase — translation MYNIIKTKLKDCVEIVPNIFEDSRGITIKPYHYPTFKKLGIDEFFNEDLFVTSKKGTIRGLHFQKEPFVQSKLIYCVSGSILDVAVDIRKDSPTYGEHVCFNIDSRKRNIAYIPNGFAHGYQALEENTIVIYKLSSPYSPNNEGGIKWDSMDINWNKISPIISSKDNELQTFDEYIALSN, via the coding sequence ATGTATAACATCATAAAAACTAAACTAAAGGATTGTGTTGAAATAGTACCAAATATATTTGAAGATAGTAGGGGGATAACAATAAAACCATATCATTATCCAACTTTTAAAAAACTAGGGATAGATGAATTCTTTAATGAAGATTTATTTGTAACATCCAAGAAAGGTACTATAAGAGGGTTACACTTTCAAAAAGAACCTTTTGTACAGAGCAAACTTATCTATTGTGTTTCAGGAAGTATCTTAGATGTAGCAGTTGATATCAGAAAAGATTCTCCTACCTATGGTGAACATGTTTGTTTTAATATAGATTCTAGAAAAAGAAATATAGCATATATACCTAATGGGTTTGCTCATGGATATCAAGCTCTAGAAGAGAATACAATAGTTATTTATAAATTATCATCTCCGTATTCTCCAAATAATGAAGGTGGAATAAAATGGGACTCTATGGATATAAATTGGAATAAAATTAGTCCAATTATATCCAGCAAAGATAATGAACTTCAAACATTTGATGAATATATTGCATTATCCAATTAA
- the flgB gene encoding flagellar basal body rod protein FlgB gives MNTYDIIKMGLDATNLRSQTIANNIANINTEGYKKHYVTFEETLNDAMPKIEEKTDNSKGLRVDGNNVDIEEEKVNQAMTTLQYNALIGFANGKIAMTKSIISGR, from the coding sequence ATGAATACATATGACATTATAAAAATGGGATTAGATGCAACTAATTTAAGAAGTCAGACAATAGCAAATAATATAGCAAATATAAATACTGAGGGCTATAAGAAACACTATGTAACTTTTGAAGAAACATTAAATGATGCCATGCCTAAAATAGAAGAAAAAACAGACAATTCCAAGGGATTAAGAGTGGATGGTAATAATGTAGATATAGAAGAAGAAAAGGTAAATCAAGCAATGACAACGTTACAATACAATGCTTTGATAGGTTTTGCAAATGGTAAAATAGCAATGACTAAATCAATAATAAGTGGGAGGTAA
- the fliI gene encoding flagellar protein export ATPase FliI, translating into MYKTDISIDFDKINKKIENLELTISEGRVKKIIGLTVEVEGIKAFVGELCVIYNQVNKPVNCEVVGFKDKEVILMALGELTLISPGCKVISKGIPLSVMCSDNLLGKVLDGLGNPIDNSEIVLGDRYNLNNEPPDPMKRKKIRNIMETGVRAIDAFTTCGEGQRIGIFAGSGVGKSTTLGMIARNAKADVNVIALVGERGREVLDFIDKDLGEEGMKKSVVVCATSDKAPLVRLKGALTATAIAEYFRDQGKKVILMMDSVTRFAMAQREVGIAIGEPPAQKGYTPSVFAILPKLMERTGTSDKGSITAFYTVLVDGDDFNEPIADTTRGILDGHIVLSRDLANKNHYPSIDVLNSLSRLMNEIASKEDIKVASFARDMLSEYREAEDLINIGAYASGTNKKIDEAIYYHEHIINFLKQGINEKSSFNETISSLKRIFE; encoded by the coding sequence ATGTATAAAACTGATATCTCTATAGATTTTGACAAAATAAATAAGAAAATAGAAAATTTAGAACTCACTATATCAGAAGGTAGAGTTAAAAAGATAATAGGACTTACTGTAGAAGTTGAAGGAATAAAAGCTTTTGTTGGCGAGTTATGTGTTATATATAATCAAGTCAATAAGCCAGTGAATTGTGAGGTAGTAGGATTTAAAGATAAAGAAGTAATATTAATGGCATTAGGAGAGTTAACATTAATATCACCTGGTTGTAAAGTTATTTCTAAGGGGATACCTCTAAGTGTTATGTGTAGTGATAATTTACTAGGTAAAGTACTTGATGGTCTTGGAAATCCTATAGATAACTCAGAAATTGTTTTAGGAGATAGATACAACTTGAATAATGAACCTCCTGACCCAATGAAGAGAAAAAAGATACGAAATATAATGGAAACAGGTGTAAGAGCAATAGACGCATTTACTACTTGTGGTGAAGGACAGAGAATAGGAATATTTGCAGGAAGTGGAGTAGGTAAGAGTACAACGCTAGGTATGATTGCTAGAAATGCAAAAGCAGATGTAAATGTAATTGCCCTTGTTGGAGAAAGAGGAAGAGAAGTATTAGACTTTATTGATAAAGACTTAGGTGAAGAGGGAATGAAAAAATCTGTTGTTGTATGCGCAACATCAGATAAAGCACCATTAGTTAGACTTAAAGGTGCCCTTACAGCCACTGCAATAGCCGAATACTTTAGAGACCAAGGGAAAAAGGTAATACTTATGATGGATTCTGTGACTAGATTTGCTATGGCGCAAAGAGAAGTTGGAATAGCTATAGGAGAGCCACCAGCACAAAAAGGATACACACCATCTGTATTTGCAATTTTACCAAAACTCATGGAGAGAACAGGGACATCAGATAAAGGCTCTATAACCGCTTTTTATACAGTATTAGTTGATGGAGATGATTTTAATGAGCCAATAGCAGATACTACAAGAGGAATACTTGATGGTCATATAGTTCTATCTAGAGATTTAGCTAACAAGAATCATTATCCTTCTATAGATGTTTTAAATAGTTTAAGTAGACTTATGAATGAAATTGCTTCAAAAGAAGATATAAAAGTAGCATCTTTTGCAAGAGATATGCTCTCTGAATATAGGGAGGCAGAAGATTTGATAAATATAGGTGCATATGCTTCAGGGACCAATAAAAAAATAGATGAAGCAATCTATTATCATGAGCATATTATCAATTTTTTAAAACAAGGGATAAATGAAAAGAGTTCTTTTAACGAAACTATAAGTAGTTTGAAAAGAATATTTGAATAA
- a CDS encoding radical SAM protein: MSILRAKTIDLKQTNSLTELQQKNSNLNESESYNQTIILEAKPRRLVFELTNACNLNCIMCGRNSAEFKATIFDFKWTEKFENILNEVEEVTLMGWGEPTVHPNFVDFLYWAKKNGLRKYFCTNGMKLDKLFDDIFNTETDIIAISLDGASKEINDNIRSGADFNHIIKNIKHIADEKSKRGINWPYMNFVFTAMKSNLYEIPKMVRLAEKIGLQELKVVYLTVFDENMHDESLYDCQDEVKKVFEEAEVLADELNIILKLPHIQGEDSACEKLHKDCFTAWRDFFLGSDGFVRSCMSTPIKLFHIDKYKTFEEMWNSLEYKKFRKNINTVNMNDSCKVCYQSSFANWNKKSSFIQIGNKFSPEWDKEESHLVTL, from the coding sequence ATGAGTATATTGAGAGCTAAAACAATTGATTTAAAACAAACTAACTCTTTGACAGAGTTACAACAAAAGAATAGCAATTTGAATGAAAGTGAGTCATATAATCAGACTATCATTCTAGAAGCGAAACCCAGAAGATTAGTATTTGAACTTACGAATGCTTGCAATTTAAATTGCATTATGTGTGGAAGAAATTCAGCAGAATTCAAAGCAACAATTTTTGATTTTAAATGGACTGAAAAATTTGAGAATATATTAAATGAAGTAGAAGAAGTAACCTTAATGGGCTGGGGAGAACCAACAGTACATCCAAATTTTGTTGATTTCTTATATTGGGCAAAAAAAAATGGTCTTAGAAAATATTTTTGTACAAACGGTATGAAATTGGATAAATTATTTGATGATATCTTCAATACAGAAACTGACATTATAGCTATAAGTTTAGATGGGGCATCTAAAGAGATTAATGATAATATAAGATCAGGAGCTGATTTTAATCATATCATAAAAAACATTAAACATATAGCAGATGAAAAGAGTAAAAGAGGTATAAATTGGCCATATATGAATTTTGTTTTCACAGCAATGAAGTCTAATTTGTATGAGATACCAAAAATGGTTAGATTAGCTGAAAAAATAGGTTTACAAGAGCTTAAGGTAGTGTATCTAACTGTATTTGATGAAAATATGCATGATGAAAGTTTATATGATTGCCAAGATGAGGTTAAAAAAGTATTTGAGGAAGCAGAGGTTTTAGCAGATGAGTTAAATATTATTCTTAAGTTACCTCATATACAAGGTGAAGATAGTGCATGTGAAAAACTACATAAGGATTGTTTTACAGCATGGAGAGACTTTTTTTTAGGGTCAGATGGATTTGTACGTTCATGTATGTCTACACCTATAAAGTTGTTTCATATTGACAAATATAAAACTTTTGAAGAAATGTGGAATTCTTTGGAATATAAAAAGTTTAGAAAAAATATTAATACTGTAAATATGAATGATTCATGTAAGGTGTGCTATCAATCTTCATTTGCTAATTGGAATAAAAAGTCTTCTTTCATACAAATAGGAAATAAGTTTTCTCCTGAATGGGATAAAGAAGAATCTCATCTAGTTACATTATAG
- a CDS encoding flagellar assembly protein FliH, with product MTLLNNKIIKSKKASYKGVLDLSIIDKARLGESNINEDNDCRFRDEVIKEAIESAEIKKNEILEEAKINAQNIEKQAYEKGYSQGQKNGYEDGYKESYNEYTQKAKDEADSIRNQANLILLQANEKMTEYIKEKNKEIIRLAINMASSVLKNHFEDEDSMSDLLKQIIQDYEGSSSFIVRCNSFYKDNIEKEFELFKEETSLKSSVFVIADDSIDKGNAIIQKENGRIIVGIDCAMEKLKEELLGE from the coding sequence ATGACTTTGTTGAATAATAAAATTATTAAAAGTAAAAAAGCATCATATAAAGGAGTTCTGGACTTATCTATAATAGATAAAGCTAGATTGGGAGAATCAAATATAAACGAGGATAATGATTGTAGATTTAGAGATGAAGTAATAAAAGAAGCTATAGAATCTGCTGAGATAAAAAAGAATGAGATATTGGAAGAAGCAAAAATAAACGCACAAAATATAGAAAAGCAAGCATATGAAAAAGGATATAGTCAAGGCCAGAAAAATGGATATGAGGATGGATATAAAGAGTCGTATAATGAGTATACCCAAAAAGCTAAAGATGAAGCAGATTCTATAAGAAATCAGGCAAATTTAATCTTATTACAAGCTAATGAGAAAATGACTGAGTACATAAAAGAAAAAAATAAAGAGATTATAAGACTTGCTATTAATATGGCTAGTTCTGTGCTAAAAAATCACTTTGAAGATGAAGACTCTATGAGCGATTTGTTAAAACAAATTATTCAAGATTATGAAGGAAGTAGTTCATTCATAGTAAGATGTAATTCTTTCTATAAAGACAATATAGAGAAAGAGTTTGAATTATTTAAAGAAGAAACATCATTAAAATCAAGTGTATTTGTTATCGCAGATGATAGTATAGATAAAGGAAATGCTATTATACAAAAGGAAAATGGAAGAATAATAGTTGGTATTGATTGTGCTATGGAAAAACTAAAAGAAGAATTGCTTGGTGAATAA
- a CDS encoding methyltransferase domain-containing protein — protein MRCPICGSENINIFLSRKNVPIHQNFIFSNREVAINDVKGDLIVGLCSHCEFIFNTSFDTSKIQYDDFYDNTQNHSFRFQSHINEIISYLIKEYNLSKKVVVEVGCGKGEFLKTFIQRSKGKGYGFDPSYVGETVMLDGSLLFEKKYYDDTCTDISADCVFIRHVIEHMQNPKDIMKSIKKALVNSPNSILYIETPCVEWILKNNIMYDFFYEHCSYFNKKSLNLLLQECGFDILEINHTFKGQYLYAICKVNGENIKKSILNIVIDYAENIRIQAERWKHYLESEKSKIAIWGAGAKGVTFLNNIDPQHKFIDCVIDINENKQNKFIPGTGHEIVSFKDICMRGIDKIIVMNWNYEDEIKDLLDKHKIKVSLINGEQKYKF, from the coding sequence ATGAGATGTCCTATATGTGGATCAGAAAATATTAATATTTTTCTTAGTAGAAAAAATGTTCCTATACATCAAAATTTTATATTTAGTAACAGAGAAGTTGCTATAAATGATGTAAAGGGTGATTTAATAGTAGGTTTATGTAGTCATTGTGAGTTTATTTTTAATACTAGTTTTGACACAAGTAAAATACAATATGATGATTTTTATGATAATACACAGAATCATTCATTTAGATTTCAAAGTCATATTAATGAAATAATATCATATTTAATTAAAGAATATAATTTAAGTAAAAAAGTCGTTGTAGAAGTTGGATGTGGGAAAGGAGAGTTTCTCAAAACTTTCATACAAAGGTCCAAAGGAAAAGGATATGGATTTGACCCAAGTTATGTAGGAGAAACTGTCATGTTAGATGGAAGCTTACTATTTGAAAAAAAATACTATGATGATACATGTACAGATATATCTGCAGATTGCGTTTTTATAAGACATGTCATAGAGCATATGCAAAACCCTAAAGATATAATGAAATCAATAAAGAAGGCGCTAGTAAACTCTCCAAACTCTATACTTTATATTGAAACACCATGTGTAGAGTGGATACTAAAGAATAATATAATGTATGACTTTTTTTATGAGCATTGCTCATATTTTAATAAAAAGTCACTAAATTTGTTATTACAGGAATGTGGATTTGATATATTAGAGATAAACCATACCTTTAAAGGACAATATTTATATGCTATATGCAAGGTAAATGGCGAGAATATAAAAAAAAGTATTTTAAATATAGTTATTGATTATGCTGAAAATATAAGAATACAGGCAGAAAGATGGAAACATTACTTAGAATCAGAAAAGAGTAAGATAGCAATATGGGGTGCAGGAGCTAAGGGAGTTACATTTTTGAATAATATAGATCCACAACATAAATTTATTGATTGTGTGATTGATATAAATGAAAATAAACAAAATAAATTTATACCAGGAACTGGACATGAGATAGTTTCTTTTAAAGATATATGTATGAGAGGAATCGATAAGATTATAGTAATGAATTGGAACTATGAGGATGAAATAAAGGATTTGTTGGACAAACATAAGATTAAAGTAAGTCTAATAAATGGAGAACAAAAATACAAGTTTTAA